The following is a genomic window from Halobacterium sp. R2-5.
CCGCCATCGGCACGCACGGCGGCGGCACGTGGAAGATCGGCGCCGACGAGCGCGTCAACCCCCGCGTCGGCAACCGCTACGCGTTCCTCCAGGAGCTCGTCGAGCGCGACAGCGACCGCCACCGCGACCTCCGCGTGTACGTCGTCGACGACCGCATCGTCGGCACGATGCGGCGGTACGCCCCCGAGAACGACTGGCGGACGAACGTCGCGCTCGGCGGCGACGTCGAGGGCGTCGACGACATCCCGGACGACGCGGCGGAGATGGCCCTCGAGGCCGCGGACCTGGTCGGCCTCGACTACGCGGGCGTCGACCTCGTCGAAGGGACGGACGGCTGGCACCTCCTCGAAGTGAACCCCACCGCGGGATTCAAAGGGCTGTTCGAGGCGACCGGCGTCAGTCCCGCGCCGCACGTCGCGAAGCTCGCCATCGAGACCGCGGGCGGCGAGGTCGACGACGACGAAGTCGCCGGCCTCGCGAAGACCCTCGACGACTCGCTGCCCGAGACCGCCGGGCCGACCCCGGAGCCGGCCGCCGAGGACACCGCGACCATCGGCTACACGGAGGACGTGCTCGTCTCCGGGACGAGCGGCACCGAGCGCGTCGTCGCGAAGTCCGACACGGGCGCCGCGCGCACGAGCATCGACACCCGGCTCGCCGCGGAGATCGGCGCCGGCCCCATCAAGTCCATGACGAAGGTGCGCTCGGGCAGCGTCAAGTCCGGGAAGGCCCGCCCGGTCGTGGACATCGTCGTCGGCGTCGGCGGCGACCGACACACCGTCGCCGCCTCCCTGGAGGACCGCGGCCACATGGACTACCAGCTGCTGCTCGGCCGCGACATCCTCCAGGAGTACCAGGTGGACGTCCGGCGCCGCAGCGACGCCAGCACCCCCGACGCCGACGAGGAGTGATCCCACCCACTGACGTAACCACAACCACTCACTAAGGCGTTTCTCAGAAACCGGTTCCGGGCACGCGACAGATTCTTACATCGCGCAGTCATCCCCGTACCTGATGGCGTTCTCCGAACGTGTGGCGTCGCGAACGACCGCCCTCGACTTCCCGGGCGACGTCACCGGCGCGGTAGGGGATTCGGTTACGGTCGTCCCCGTCGTGGTCGCGCTCGCAGCGCTCACCGACGTTGCGCTGGCGCCCGTGCTCGTCTGGTTCGGCGTCTTCCAGGTGGTGTGGGGCGTCCGCTACGGCGTCCCTGTCTCCGTCGAGCCGATGAAGGCGCTGGCGGCGCTCGCGATCGCGGGGTCGCTGTCCGCGAGCGGGCTCGCGGCCGCCGGCCTGCTCGCCGGCGGGACGCTGCTCCTCGCTGGCGCCACGGGCACGCTCGCGCGCGTCACGGCATTCGTCGGCCAGCCGGTCGTTCGCGGCGTCCAGCTCGCGGTCGCGCTCGTGCTCTTCGAGACCGCGTTCGGGCTCGCGACGACGGACATCGCGCTCGCCGCTGGAGCCGTCGCCGTCGCCGCGGTCGTCGCCGTCGTCTCCGTCCGCGCCAGCGCACTCGCCGTCGTCGCCGCGGGTGCTGCTATCGCACTCGCGGAGACAGGGGGCCTCTCACCGACGGTCCCGGCGTTCGCGTTCGCGCTCCCCGCGCCCGGCGTCTTCCTCGACTACGGCACCGCGCAGGCCGCCGTCGGCCAGCTCGCGATGTCCGTCGGGAACGCGGCGGTCGCGACCGCGCTCTTACTCGGCGAGTACTTCGACGCCGAAGCCACCGCCGACGACCTCGCGGCGAGCATGGGCGCGATGAACCTGCTCGCGGTGCCGCTCGGGGCGATTCCGATGTGCCACGGGAGCGGCGGCGTCGCCGGCAAGTACGCGTTCGGCGCGCGCACCGCCGGCGCGAACGCCGTGCTCGGCGCGCTGTACGTGCTCGCGGCCGTGCTCGCCGTAGGTGTCGTCGCTGCGTTCCCCGTGGCGATGCTCGGCGTCGTGCTCGCCGCCGTCGCCGCCCAGCTCGCACACACCAGCCTCGACACCGAGCGCTACGCGCTCACCATCGGCGTCGGCGTGCTCGGACTGCTCGCGGGCGTCGGCGTCGCGTTCGTCGCCGGCCTGCTCGCCGACCACGCCGCCCGCCGACTCTACCCCTCGTAGGCGCGCCAGACGTACAGCGACGCGTACGAGCGGTACGGCTGCCAGCGCGTCGCGATGTCACGCATCTTCGCGCGCGTGAGGTTCTCCTCGAACAGCAGCTGCATCCCCTTTCGGATGCCGAGGTCGCCGACCGGAAAGACGTCCTCGCGGCCGAGCCCGAACATGAGGAACATCTCCGCGGTCCAGTTCCCGACACCCGTGATCTCGGTGAGCTCGTCG
Proteins encoded in this region:
- a CDS encoding putative sulfate/molybdate transporter encodes the protein MAFSERVASRTTALDFPGDVTGAVGDSVTVVPVVVALAALTDVALAPVLVWFGVFQVVWGVRYGVPVSVEPMKALAALAIAGSLSASGLAAAGLLAGGTLLLAGATGTLARVTAFVGQPVVRGVQLAVALVLFETAFGLATTDIALAAGAVAVAAVVAVVSVRASALAVVAAGAAIALAETGGLSPTVPAFAFALPAPGVFLDYGTAQAAVGQLAMSVGNAAVATALLLGEYFDAEATADDLAASMGAMNLLAVPLGAIPMCHGSGGVAGKYAFGARTAGANAVLGALYVLAAVLAVGVVAAFPVAMLGVVLAAVAAQLAHTSLDTERYALTIGVGVLGLLAGVGVAFVAGLLADHAARRLYPS
- a CDS encoding RimK/LysX family protein is translated as MTEPVSVGVLSLHNSKETKAILNAVEALGHTGVWLREDNICVDIEDNEAVLDPHVDVIANRMLLSKTEQPAELLGLALSLSQLRPMLNRPRNVLTAFHKFATATTLASSDVRLPNATLALDSTRLNDEKAKYGDEVVYKTAIGTHGGGTWKIGADERVNPRVGNRYAFLQELVERDSDRHRDLRVYVVDDRIVGTMRRYAPENDWRTNVALGGDVEGVDDIPDDAAEMALEAADLVGLDYAGVDLVEGTDGWHLLEVNPTAGFKGLFEATGVSPAPHVAKLAIETAGGEVDDDEVAGLAKTLDDSLPETAGPTPEPAAEDTATIGYTEDVLVSGTSGTERVVAKSDTGAARTSIDTRLAAEIGAGPIKSMTKVRSGSVKSGKARPVVDIVVGVGGDRHTVAASLEDRGHMDYQLLLGRDILQEYQVDVRRRSDASTPDADEE